Below is a genomic region from Acidimicrobiia bacterium.
GACCTCGCGACCGTCGACGCGCAGGGATGGCTCACGATCGTCGGCCGCATCAAAGACGTCATCATCCGGGGTGGCGAGAACATCGCCGCCGCGGAGGTCGAGTCGGTGCTCGAACGCCACGCCGCGATCTCGCACGCGGTCGCGGTCGGCTATCCCGATCGCGTGATGGGCGAGCGCGTCTGCGCGTTCGTCGTCAGCCGCGACGCGGCGTTCGATGTCGACGCCTGCCGTTCATGGTTCGAGGAACAGCGCATCGCGCGCTTCAAGACGCCCGAGCGCGTCGTCGTCGTGGACGCGCTGCCGTTGCTCGCGTCGGGCAAGCCCGATCGAACCACGCTACGAGAGCGGGCGGCTCAGCTCGACGTGACGTAACCGTCGAGGACGACGTTGTTCCCCTCGTCGGTCACCCATACCCGCTTCGTCGCGCCACGGGAGAGCGCCGCGCTCATCGTCAGGTTCTCGTTCGCCTTCGACGGCGAGAAGCTGCCCGCCGCGATGCGCTTGCCGTTCGAGCCCGTGACCCACAGCCAGTAGAACTCGTGGTCGTCGAGGCCGTGGACGCGGAGGCTGACGCGCGTCCCCGTGTCCTGCGAGTAGAGGACCGCCTGCGCGCGCACGCCCTGCTCGGACGAGCGCAGCGCGACGACCGTGCCGCCGGCGCCACCACCGCCGCCGCTGCCGAGCGCGAGCACGAGCGCGACGATCACCGCGGCCGCGGTTCCGATCGCCGACGCGATGTAACCCCAACGCCGGCGCCGCTTCTTCTGCGCAGCACGCTCCCACTGGAGCCGGCCGAGGATGCGGTCACCCAGCTCGCCCGGCGGCGCGAGATCGGCGCCGTCGCCGATGCGGCTCAGGTCGGCGAGGTCGAGCGCGTTCGCGACCGAACGGAGCTCGTCGAGCGCGCGGCGGCAATCGACGCAGCCGTCGAGGTGCGCGAGCAGCGCGGTGCGCGCGGGCTCGTCGAGCGCGTCGAGCGCCTCCAGACCGAGATCACCGCGCCAGTCGCGGCAGGCTTCAGTCGCCATCGGCCCACCCCATCTCCTCGAGCGCGAGCCGCATCGCGCGCAGCCCGTAGAACACACGGCTCTTCACGGTGCCGGGCGGCACGCCGAGATCGCACGCGACGTCGGCGTACGGGCGCCCCTTGTAGTGGACCTCGATGAGCGCGACGCGGTGCTCGTCACCGATCTTGCGCAGCGCCTCTTCGACTTCCCACGACCGCACGAGCCGGTCGAGCGCCTCGTCGACGCTGCGCTCGTGCGTGAGATCGATCTCGTTGTCACGCGCGCCGGCGAGCTTCGGCCGCACGGCGCGGGCCCGGCTCAGGTCGATCACGACGTTGCGGACGATCGCGAAGAGCCACGTCCGCAGCGAGCCGAGCCGCTCGTCGAACCGGTCGGCGGCCTGCCAGGCGCGCAGGAACGTCTCCTGCACCGCCTCTTCCGCGAGCCCGGAGTCGCCGAGTGACCGGAGCGCGAAGCGGTAGAGCTCCGAGCCGTGGGCGCGATAAACCGCGCGCACGCCCTCGTCGCTGCCGAGCGAGGCGAGCTCGGTCACGATCGCGGGTTCCCGCCCGAATCGGTCATACGCGGAGGTTACGGCCGGTCCGGCCGCCGGGTTCACGCCTCGGGAAAGAAGAGCGACACGATCTGCTCGGTCACGACAGGACCGCCGTCGGGCTGCCGCCACTCGGTCTGGAAGAAGGTGACTTCCATCGGACCCCGCCGGGCCCGACGCTCGACCGGAATCGACGTGCGCATGCGGCCCTCGAGCACATCGCCCACGAGCGGTTGCCGGTGGTACGTGAAGTGCTGCTCGCCGTGGAGGTAGAGGCCCTTGCGCGTGAAGCCGCCGCCACCACGCGAGCCGTACAGACTCCCGGTACCGCCGTCGGGTTGGAGGTCGGGGACGGTGCCGGAGTGCGCCATCACGAACGTGAACGTGGGCGGCGTGGGCACGCGTTCGAAACCGGCGGCGGTCGCGGCGCGCTCGGACGCGTAGACGGGGCTCGCGTCGTCGAGCGTCCGGGCGAGGATCATCACGCCCGAACCGTCGACGCGTACGCGCACCGGCGGACCCCATTCGTTCCAGACCGTCTCCGGTCCGGGCTCGGTGACCTCCATCGCCATCAGACGACGCTCGTCCCCGCTTCGACACGCGGTCGCACGAGCTCCGTGAGCCGCGCCCGGTGGTACACCGCGTCGCCGAACGCGAGCTGGTCGAGCTGCGCGCGCTTGAGGAAGAAGTGCAGGTCGTGCTCCCACGTGAAGCCGATTCCGCCGTGCACCTGCAGGCCCGACGCCATCACGCGCTTCGACGCGTCGGAGCACCACGTCTTCGCAGTCGACGCCGCGATCGACGCGTCGGCATCGGCGGCACCGATGCACCACGCGGCCCAGTACACGGTCGAGCGCATGCCTTCGACGTCGACGAGCATGTCGGCGCAGCGGTGCTTCACCGCCTGGAAGCTTCCGATCGGACGACCGAACTGCACGCGTTCCTTCGCATAGTCGGTCGCGAGCTCGAGCACGCGCGCCGCGCTGCCGAGCATCTCCGCGGCCGTGAAGGTTGCACCGCGGTCGAGCAGCGCGTCGACGGCGTCGGCGTCGCCGAGGTGCTGCGCGGGCGTGCGGTCGAGGTGCAGCCAGCCGACCGGACGCGTGAGGTCCATCGCGGACTCGCGCGTGGGACGGCCGTGATCGGCGAGGCTCACCGCGAACAGCTTCGGCCCGTCGGCTGCGAGCGCGGGCACGATCGCGACGTCGGCCGCGGGGCCGTCGACGACCGGATCGGCGCGCCCCGTCAGCGTCCAGTCATCTCCGTGTGATTCGGCGCGCACCGCGTCCGCGGCGCGCGACCACGCGATGCACGCGGTCTGCTCACCCGCGAGCAGCGCGTCGACCGCGCCGTCGCGACCGGCGCGTGCACACGCCCCGATCGCGAGCGCCGTCGAACGAAAGGGCACCGGCGCGACGTGACGACCGATCTCCTCGAGCAGCACCGCGAGCTCGACGGTGCCGAGCCCCAGCCCACCCTGCGCCTCGGGCAGTTCCACACCGAGCCAACCCTGCTCGACCATCGCACTCCACAACGCGCGGTCGAAGGGCTCGGACCCCGCGGTGTGCGCGCGCACCTGCTCCGCCGACGCCATGCCGTCGAGCAGATCGCGGGCCGCGTCGCGCAACGCGAGCTGGTCGTCGGAGAGGTCGAAATCCACGGCCGGAGTCTCGCAGAAAGCCCTCCCGCCCGGGCAATCTCAACGGCATCTTTGCGGTGGAGCGCGTGCGCGTGGGGTAGACCAGGGACTCGGTAGATTCTGAGTCGAGTGATCGACAACCGAGGAGCCGGCCGATGAGCGAACCCCCCGCAGTCCTGAAGTACGGCGGCGGCGAGATCGAGCTCCCGGTGGTCGTCGGCAGCGAGAACGAGCGCGCGATCGACATCGCGAAGCTGCGC
It encodes:
- a CDS encoding MaoC family dehydratase N-terminal domain-containing protein gives rise to the protein MAMEVTEPGPETVWNEWGPPVRVRVDGSGVMILARTLDDASPVYASERAATAAGFERVPTPPTFTFVMAHSGTVPDLQPDGGTGSLYGSRGGGGFTRKGLYLHGEQHFTYHRQPLVGDVLEGRMRTSIPVERRARRGPMEVTFFQTEWRQPDGGPVVTEQIVSLFFPEA
- a CDS encoding acyl-CoA dehydrogenase family protein codes for the protein MDFDLSDDQLALRDAARDLLDGMASAEQVRAHTAGSEPFDRALWSAMVEQGWLGVELPEAQGGLGLGTVELAVLLEEIGRHVAPVPFRSTALAIGACARAGRDGAVDALLAGEQTACIAWSRAADAVRAESHGDDWTLTGRADPVVDGPAADVAIVPALAADGPKLFAVSLADHGRPTRESAMDLTRPVGWLHLDRTPAQHLGDADAVDALLDRGATFTAAEMLGSAARVLELATDYAKERVQFGRPIGSFQAVKHRCADMLVDVEGMRSTVYWAAWCIGAADADASIAASTAKTWCSDASKRVMASGLQVHGGIGFTWEHDLHFFLKRAQLDQLAFGDAVYHRARLTELVRPRVEAGTSVV
- a CDS encoding anti-sigma factor, producing MATEACRDWRGDLGLEALDALDEPARTALLAHLDGCVDCRRALDELRSVANALDLADLSRIGDGADLAPPGELGDRILGRLQWERAAQKKRRRRWGYIASAIGTAAAVIVALVLALGSGGGGGAGGTVVALRSSEQGVRAQAVLYSQDTGTRVSLRVHGLDDHEFYWLWVTGSNGKRIAAGSFSPSKANENLTMSAALSRGATKRVWVTDEGNNVVLDGYVTSS
- a CDS encoding sigma-70 family RNA polymerase sigma factor, which produces MTELASLGSDEGVRAVYRAHGSELYRFALRSLGDSGLAEEAVQETFLRAWQAADRFDERLGSLRTWLFAIVRNVVIDLSRARAVRPKLAGARDNEIDLTHERSVDEALDRLVRSWEVEEALRKIGDEHRVALIEVHYKGRPYADVACDLGVPPGTVKSRVFYGLRAMRLALEEMGWADGD